The following are encoded together in the Coregonus clupeaformis isolate EN_2021a chromosome 24, ASM2061545v1, whole genome shotgun sequence genome:
- the LOC121537868 gene encoding N-alpha-acetyltransferase 10-like isoform X1, producing MNIRNARPEDLMNMQHCNLLCLPENYQMKYYFYHGLSWPQLSYIAEDENGKIVGYVLAKMEEDPDDVPHGHITSLAVKRSHRRLGLAQKLMDQASRAMIENFNAKYVSLHVRKSSNRAALHLYSNTLKFQISEIEPKYYADGEDAYAMKRDLAHMADEVPQLRKPGVKALGQETLTATTTPGDQEKEGERDSGGESKELSEVSEATESTDVKDSSSDSQ from the exons ATGAATATTCGCAACGCGAGG CCGGAGGACCTTATGAACATGCAGCACTGCAACCTGCTGTGTCTCCCAGAGAACTACCAGATGAAATACTACTTCTACCATGGACTGTCCTGGCCACAG CTCTCCTACATCGCAGAGGATGAGAATGGCAAAATAGTGGGATATGTTTTGGCCAAGAT GGAGGAGGACCCAGATGATGTCCCCCATGGTCACATCACATCCCTG gctGTCAAGCGTTCTCACAGACGTCTGGGTCTGGCTCAGAAGCTGATGGACCAAGCCAGCCGAGCTATGATTGAAAACTTCAATGCCAAATATGTCTCACTTCATGTCCGGAAAAG CAGTAACCGAGCGGCCTTGCACCTGTACTCCAACACACTGAAATTCCA GATTAGTGAAATAGAGCCCAAATACTATGCAGATGGGGAGGATGCCTATGCCATGAAGAGAGACCTAGCTCACATGGCTGATGAG GTCCCACAGTTGAGGAAGCCAGGAGTGAAGGCACTGGGTCAGGAGACCCTTACCGCTACGACCACACCTGGTGAccaggagaaagagggagagagggacagtggtGGAGAGAGCAAAGAGCTCAGTGAAGTTAGCGAAGCTACAGAGAGCACAGACGTCAAAGATTCATCCTCCGATTCACAATGA
- the LOC121537868 gene encoding N-alpha-acetyltransferase 10-like isoform X2 produces MNIRNARPEDLMNMQHCNLLCLPENYQMKYYFYHGLSWPQLSYIAEDENGKIVGYVLAKMEEDPDDVPHGHITSLAVKRSHRRLGLAQKLMDQASRAMIENFNAKYVSLHVRKSNRAALHLYSNTLKFQISEIEPKYYADGEDAYAMKRDLAHMADEVPQLRKPGVKALGQETLTATTTPGDQEKEGERDSGGESKELSEVSEATESTDVKDSSSDSQ; encoded by the exons ATGAATATTCGCAACGCGAGG CCGGAGGACCTTATGAACATGCAGCACTGCAACCTGCTGTGTCTCCCAGAGAACTACCAGATGAAATACTACTTCTACCATGGACTGTCCTGGCCACAG CTCTCCTACATCGCAGAGGATGAGAATGGCAAAATAGTGGGATATGTTTTGGCCAAGAT GGAGGAGGACCCAGATGATGTCCCCCATGGTCACATCACATCCCTG gctGTCAAGCGTTCTCACAGACGTCTGGGTCTGGCTCAGAAGCTGATGGACCAAGCCAGCCGAGCTATGATTGAAAACTTCAATGCCAAATATGTCTCACTTCATGTCCGGAAAAG TAACCGAGCGGCCTTGCACCTGTACTCCAACACACTGAAATTCCA GATTAGTGAAATAGAGCCCAAATACTATGCAGATGGGGAGGATGCCTATGCCATGAAGAGAGACCTAGCTCACATGGCTGATGAG GTCCCACAGTTGAGGAAGCCAGGAGTGAAGGCACTGGGTCAGGAGACCCTTACCGCTACGACCACACCTGGTGAccaggagaaagagggagagagggacagtggtGGAGAGAGCAAAGAGCTCAGTGAAGTTAGCGAAGCTACAGAGAGCACAGACGTCAAAGATTCATCCTCCGATTCACAATGA